A region of the Polyodon spathula isolate WHYD16114869_AA chromosome 39, ASM1765450v1, whole genome shotgun sequence genome:
GACAGCGACTGTACTGTGCACTCTCATACCACGTTGTGAATCATTTTCCCCATGTGTCTCTTTCAAGGTCTTCTTCGTGGAGTCTGTGTGCGACGATCCTGATGTCATTGCTGCTAATATATTGGTATGAACTGTATGCTGTTAACCCCATTGCATTGCATCCCCCCCATTCTAATGATATACAGCAGTAATGTTATTCTTCAACAGGAAGTGAAGGTGTCCAGCCCGGACTATCCTGAAAGACACAGGGAGCGTGTCATGGACGACTTCCTGAAGAGAATCGCGTGCTATGAGGTTACATACCAGCCCCTGGATCCAGATAACGACGACAAGTAAGAAGGACTCGCTTGAATGAGACAAGGAAGCCTTAATAGAGTGTATCAGGTAGCTCTGCAAGGAGATTGCTGCAGAAGAATTTTACCTGTAGAGAAGGCAGTGGGGACACCCAGTGGCCAGAAGAGGAGGTATCCTTATTTTAACCCTCTAATGCCCATCACATGTGATACAACACATAGCCACTCCtctattattatttaatccaGCCTCAGAAGCCATCATTTTTCATATGCAGGACATAGTGTCTTTTCTCGTTTCTTGGTGGGTGAGgggtgctgtgtttttatttttttcccagataAACTGACAGATACGTGTGAAAGCTGTACAGTTTGTAGCTGGGTTCATGTCCCGCCTGGTTGTGCTTGTCTAACAGAGGTGTCCATTGAGCTTGCTGTGTGTTTCCGACAGAGACTTGTCCTTCATTAAAGTGATCAACGTGGGCCGGCGCTTCCTCGTGAACAGAGTCCAGGATTACATCCAGAGCAGGATCGTCTACTATCTCATGAACATCCACGTGCACCCACGCACCATCTACCTGTGCCGCCACGGAGAGAGCCAGCACAACGTCCTGGGCAAGATCGGGGGTGACTCGGAGCTGTCAGCGCGCGGCAAgcaggtcagagagagagagagagagagaaacctgGGCTTTAGGGGTCCAATCCATCTATCAGATCTAGACActgctgtaaatgtttaaaagagCTTTGAGTCTCAGTGTGGAAACCAGCATCCCATGTGCCAATTTCATACAGTAACACGACCAGCTGCACTGTGAAATCTTCAACTCTGGAGACCAGTCACTCCTCCATCACCAGACAGTCTCCCTCAATGACGGCCACACGATTCAGTTAtgttaagtgtatttttatatgGTAAAGGATATGTAAAGTAGTGATTTAAATAGTGGTGGTGCTGCTTCCCCTTGTAAAAGTTTGTCATGctgtttttgcacagcagttgtgtagttttgccatgcttttcccatgcttatactattGCATTTACCACAGTCTGCCGTGGTCTACCATGTTTTTTTCAGTATGCTTCTCCATACCTGTCTGGGCTTTAGTCCTTATATATGCTgttttacactttgctgtgcttctactatgggaaactttttgATAGCATTGTATTTTAGTTTGAAAGGTTTTGCTTAAAGAGGTTAGCAGTTTCTTTATCGCTCTGTGATGTGGCGAGTCTTGAGCCTTTTTTACTTCTTCACTGTTTTCTTGGATTCGAACTacacaaattaacaaaataaatacaaactgccCATTACTGCAGCCATGGAAACAGATAGAGTACATTCTAACACAGTCATTGGCGTCAAGCACTAATCTAACTGACAGCAATATCAAAGACATGGACCCGCCAGGCTAAGCCAGACACAGCAAGACACGGATCTTCATCAGCCAAATGCAGACCCGGTTTCTAAATGGGTTCAcactgacaaatgttttgactgctGCCTGCGTTGGTCTTCCGATACGTTAGATACTGCCTTATTCTGGCAAGCTTCTTTCGCGTGTTCCTATTCATTACTTAATGATGCAttcaatattatatttaatgATTCAGTCAACGGCTGTATCCACATCACTCAGGAGACAGTATAGATCACTGGTCCTTCCTTCTCTAAGAGTTCTTTAAGTAATGATtgcattttttctctctctcccccgcaGTTCGCTCATGCCCTGCGGGATTTCATCAAGCAGCAGAAGCTGGCTGATCTGAAGGTGTGGACGAGCCAGCTGCGGAGGACAATCCAGACCGCCGAGGAGCTGGGCTCCCCGTACGAGCAGTGGAAGATCCTGAACGAGATCGACGCGGTGAGGGGTGCCTAGAGCGTTTACTGTAAACGTGAGCTGGCACAATTTCAGATGACACAATTTTCAGTTAGCACAGTGCGCCAGCTCCTACAAGTGCCAGTTAACTAGGCGCTAATCAGCATGTGAACTTCATTGCACCTGAAATACTGAAGGGCAGTGCATTCCTGTAGAGAAAACAGAAGCTGCTGAACCCTGTCTCGTTCGAGACCTTGGATCATTGTGGTATACCAGCCAGTCTGGAACGGCAGATAGGACTGTAATGGAACAGAAAGATAGCAGGGGTGTAAGCGTTCTTATCACACAGGTCTGCCTTCTCCACTTCTTCAGGATAATATTGAAACGTGTTGCGTTTATTTGCCGGGCGCAGGGGGTGTGTGAAGAGATGACCTACGAGATGATCCAGGATTCTTTCCCAGAGGAATTTGCCCTGCGAGACCAGGACAAATATCACTACCGCTACCCAGGAGGAGAGGTATGgtattggagagagagagagaaggtctGTTTCAGACACTAATCTTCTAATCTTACATTTGTTCGGAATTCACTTTGTCATTTCCTGTTTCTGTCACCACTTCCTGAGCATGTCAAAAATCAACTTGCTGACAAACCAAACGGACGTGGTACAGTATTGCGTACGTGCACTGGGGCGTTGCTAGGGGACATGGTCATAGTTTTTAAGACGTCACCAAGATGTGGTGACTGTgacagaaaattatacaaaaaagtaAATCTTAACCCCAAGAGAAAACATTAAAGCAATAGTCATCACCAAGCTGCTCTTTTGCAGCAATGTTTATcaaaaatgcaaatttaaatGTGCTGTGTGCACACAAAGGTATGCTTTTAGAGACTCGTGACTGCGTACGGATATGTGATCATGCATGCATGGGCGATTAATATAACACATGCCATCCACACATGCAGGCAGGTAGGAATTCCTGCATATACTTCTGAATCGGTGCTTTCCAACTGTTTCCAAAACATACAATATACCACATACAGTAAAGTGTTTTTAAAGAATTTGGTTAAAGACATCCCTCAACTTTCTTTTGTCTTTTCAATGACTGCATAATTCGTGTGTGAAACTAAACCCCAGGTTATGGTTAGGACTAGAGCAGTGGACTGTGAGCAGTGGGATTCAGCGTGAACGAAGGGCTGTGGTTAGAGCGAGATCTCCACTGTGGAGGCAGAGATTACCTTGTCGGCCCCCTGTGTGATTGAGGCCAGGGCGATTAGGAAGGGGTCAGCCCTGCCCTGATCTAACTTGGGTCCCGGTTTCTCTGTGCAGTCCTACCAGGACATGGTGCAGCGTCTGGAGCCCGTGATCATGGAGCTGGAGAGGCAGGGGAACGTGCTGGTCATCTCACACCAGGCCGTCATGCGCTGTCTGCTCGCCTATTTCCTGGACAAGAGCGCAGGTACAGAACGAGCAGCAGCAAGTTGATTCAGAAGTCTGATTCGTACCATATtactgtacagttaaaaaaaaaaaaaaaaaaatgtaattcagttttgtatttttttcagatgaaCTTCCTTACCTGAAGTGCCCACTGCATACTGTCCTCAAACTGACCCCTGTTGCTTATGGTAAGGCATCATGTCCCTGATAGAAGGTATATACACTGGTCTGTACATTATTCAATAAAGGGCTCTAAAGCCCTGCACGCATTGGGAAGCATTTATCACGGAGCAGACCTGGCGTCTACCTTTAGCAAACCGGGAGCATGCGACTCTCTGATCGTTCAGGTGACTATGCAAGGTGACGTGGTTTGAACAGTTGCTAAGATGGACAATCATATTAATACGTATGCAGACAGACCTTGTCTTTGCACCTGTGCCCAGCCAGTCCATGCCAGTGTGCATTCCTAAAGTCACAAAGCCTTGACTGCAGGCTCTCACAGTAGGCTTTCTAAAACACTATTCCCTTCCTTTTAGGCTGCAAAGTGGAAACGTTTTACTTGAACATCGAAGCAGTGAACACTCACAGAGACAGACCTCCTGTAAGAAACTTTtcgtatatttttttatttttttatatatatataccatgcaTGAACTGTAATACACTTAACTCTGTAGTAGGAGAGTGACATCAATACCTAGAGCCAAGTCGTTGTGTTCCATTAACAGACTAATAGTTAAGTGTCAGGGTTGTGTAGAGAAGTCTCCTATCTGTTGTGTTCTTGTGATGTTGGTTCATTCCATACACTTCCTCTGTCCTTTTGTGTGAAGCGTTTTCAACAGCGTTTTtgggttcgtttttttttttttattcagagatGGAAATGATCTGAGAGAAGGAGGTCTGTACATACTTGTGCACTGCGTTTATTTTaacgtatttttttaaatgctgttcagTGGTGCTTTGAAtcaaaggactgttttaaagctGATTTATGTGTTGTTCACGTGACATTGCCCGTGGAGTTTGTGGGTTTGCTGTGGTAGAGATGGTGGGGTTTGCATCTTTATCTGAAGAATGACCTGGAGTTCATTCGCCCCATGGCAGTTGTTAACTCttcaacactgcagacttgcACGCTGTGAGAGCGACTGATGGGATGTGTACGGTCATTTGTGattggtgttgttttgtttaatcatgTGTGAATTCAGTCTTACGCCTGTAAAGCAATAATGCGCAGTGACACTGGTGGAGTGTTTTACATGGACAATGCGCTGTGCTGTCTGTGCTACTTCACAGAAAAGGGAACATTTGCATTTTGTACTTTCCATTGCAGTTTCATCAAAACATGCAAATGACTCCTTCCAAACAGACTCTTGTCCAGGGGGGTGTACCTGGATCAGTGGCAGGGTCGGGGGGAATGTTCCTGTTTCACTTCCAGTTCCTTTTCacaatcaattcccaattccaatgcctttgaaggaattgatattttagagacactATAATTGTTgcgattgttcagctgctttcatttgaagccaatttaattcaCTAACAGCGACTTCAATTTAAGTAACTTGATAACACTGTGAGGAGCTcatttggaattgattaaaagggaacagGAATTGGAAATTGAACTGAATTGGAACTGAATTGACGCTAACCCTGATCACTGTAGCTCCTCGTCAAGCAGGGGATGCTGAATGAAGCTGTAGGGGGTGCTGTGTAACCCTCCCGGTTTCTCCCGTCTCCAATCAGGATAAAAGCGGAAAGGATCCAGCCCCGACCCTGCAGCGGCGGAATAGTTTCACCCCTCTGGCTAGTCACGACCAGGTCAAGCGGCCACGGCTCTACAGCGCTGGCAACCGGCCACGCCTACCCCTGACCACGACACTGGGGGCGCTGCACTTCCCTGAGCCGCAGCAGGGGGCGCTGCGTCAGCAAACCCAAGTTAGTGTCACTCACTACATCGCCTCTCCCTCACATCCTCAATCACAACCTGCATCCCATTAATCAACGTTATTACATTATTCTGCACCAATTAAAGTATTCATGGATTCGTGCTTCAACCACTAGGCAGATCACTGAACTGACACAATTACAGTTGATCATCTTCTTTTGTAGTTTAAACCGCGCAGTTCTTCTTTCCTCGGGTTTAGCGGATCATGAGACTCCATCACATATGCTGAGATAAAACTGGAAGAAACTAAGGATAAGTCACTATGGATAAGTCAGTTAGCGCCATGTCTTTACTCGTGGTTAGAACGCAAGGCAGCGCCCTGGATAAATAAGCTGCTGCCCAACTGTTTTGTTCACTAATTCCTCTGTACCTCCTCTCCTGTTCCTTAACCCAGCAAGCATGTTGCTATGTAAAAAGTAAACTGCTTCAAATGCCTAGTGTCTA
Encoded here:
- the LOC121304698 gene encoding 6-phosphofructo-2-kinase/fructose-2,6-bisphosphatase 2-like isoform X1; this encodes MATDSWQDTGKTRKSHFRSCEKKSSWASYMTNSPTVIVMTGLPARGKTYMSKKLTRYLNWIGVPTKVFNLGAYRREAVKMYKSYDFFRHDNKEAMEIRKQCALVALEDVQAYLTEEGGQIAVFDATNTTRERRELILSFAKENSYKVFFVESVCDDPDVIAANILEVKVSSPDYPERHRERVMDDFLKRIACYEVTYQPLDPDNDDKDLSFIKVINVGRRFLVNRVQDYIQSRIVYYLMNIHVHPRTIYLCRHGESQHNVLGKIGGDSELSARGKQFAHALRDFIKQQKLADLKVWTSQLRRTIQTAEELGSPYEQWKILNEIDAGVCEEMTYEMIQDSFPEEFALRDQDKYHYRYPGGESYQDMVQRLEPVIMELERQGNVLVISHQAVMRCLLAYFLDKSADELPYLKCPLHTVLKLTPVAYGCKVETFYLNIEAVNTHRDRPPDKSGKDPAPTLQRRNSFTPLASHDQVKRPRLYSAGNRPRLPLTTTLGALHFPEPQQGALRQQTQNTSVCRSRKEALETAPLVP
- the LOC121304698 gene encoding 6-phosphofructo-2-kinase/fructose-2,6-bisphosphatase 2-like isoform X3 encodes the protein MATDSWQDTGKTRKSHFRSCEKKSSWASYMTNSPTVIVMTGLPARGKTYMSKKLTRYLNWIGVPTKVFNLGAYRREAVKMYKSYDFFRHDNKEAMEIRKQCALVALEDVQAYLTEEGGQIAVFDATNTTRERRELILSFAKENSYKVFFVESVCDDPDVIAANILEVKVSSPDYPERHRERVMDDFLKRIACYEVTYQPLDPDNDDKDLSFIKVINVGRRFLVNRVQDYIQSRIVYYLMNIHVHPRTIYLCRHGESQHNVLGKIGGDSELSARGKQFAHALRDFIKQQKLADLKVWTSQLRRTIQTAEELGSPYEQWKILNEIDAGVCEEMTYEMIQDSFPEEFALRDQDKYHYRYPGGESYQDMVQRLEPVIMELERQGNVLVISHQAVMRCLLAYFLDKSADELPYLKCPLHTVLKLTPVAYGCKVETFYLNIEAVNTHRDRPPNTSVCRSRKEALETAPLVP
- the LOC121304698 gene encoding 6-phosphofructo-2-kinase/fructose-2,6-bisphosphatase 2-like isoform X4, which gives rise to MATDSWQDTGKTRKSHFRSCEKKSSWASYMTNSPTVIVMTGLPARGKTYMSKKLTRYLNWIGVPTKVFNLGAYRREAVKMYKSYDFFRHDNKEAMEIRKQCALVALEDVQAYLTEEGGQIAVFDATNTTRERRELILSFAKENSYKVFFVESVCDDPDVIAANILEVKVSSPDYPERHRERVMDDFLKRIACYEVTYQPLDPDNDDKDLSFIKVINVGRRFLVNRVQDYIQSRIVYYLMNIHVHPRTIYLCRHGESQHNVLGKIGGDSELSARGKQFAHALRDFIKQQKLADLKVWTSQLRRTIQTAEELGSPYEQWKILNEIDAGVCEEMTYEMIQDSFPEEFALRDQDKYHYRYPGGESYQDMVQRLEPVIMELERQGNVLVISHQAVMRCLLAYFLDKSADELPYLKCPLHTVLKLTPVAYGCKVETFYLNIEAVNTHRDRPPGSFQPGCL
- the LOC121304698 gene encoding 6-phosphofructo-2-kinase/fructose-2,6-bisphosphatase 2-like isoform X2; amino-acid sequence: MATDSWQDTGKTRKSHFRSCEKKSSWASYMTNSPTVIVMTGLPARGKTYMSKKLTRYLNWIGVPTKVFNLGAYRREAVKMYKSYDFFRHDNKEAMEIRKQCALVALEDVQAYLTEEGGQIAVFDATNTTRERRELILSFAKENSYKVFFVESVCDDPDVIAANILEVKVSSPDYPERHRERVMDDFLKRIACYEVTYQPLDPDNDDKDLSFIKVINVGRRFLVNRVQDYIQSRIVYYLMNIHVHPRTIYLCRHGESQHNVLGKIGGDSELSARGKQFAHALRDFIKQQKLADLKVWTSQLRRTIQTAEELGSPYEQWKILNEIDAGVCEEMTYEMIQDSFPEEFALRDQDKYHYRYPGGESYQDMVQRLEPVIMELERQGNVLVISHQAVMRCLLAYFLDKSADELPYLKCPLHTVLKLTPVAYGCKVETFYLNIEAVNTHRDRPPDKSGKDPAPTLQRRNSFTPLASHDQVKRPRLYSAGNRPRLPLTTTLGALHFPEPQQGALRQQTQGSFQPGCL